AACTATCTTATTATTCATGTATCATTGGATAAATCGACCTCTAATGATTGTATTTGAGTACTATTGGGGAAAGTTGAATTTGGGGAAAAGGTATATAGCCTGAGCACCACTTTCAAACCATACATATCCTTTTggaatctttcttttttgaatatttCAACTAGACAAATGATACTGATTAACTTGGACTCCAACTACGCAAGCTAATGTATTCATGTAGCTGTTCTACAACGCAAgctaaattatattaaaaaacaatgTTTGATAGCTGGGTGTGTTCTTTTATACATTACAAATCAAATAGTAAAACCCCTTGAGGCCTTGACATTCAACCACGAGCTTACTGAAGTACTGACTTGATTAGCTTTTCATTCGCCAGCTCGTTCAACTAACTAATTGAagcaaaaaatgttaaaatgggGTTGAAGCCTGAAGGCCTAAACGAACCTATTAAAACTGTTGACCGTGGTCCGTTTACGTGATAATAAAACGGGCCACATATCAACAATTTTAGAAgataagagcatcattaacccaGTTTCTTAAGTGGGTTTGTTAGTTTAATTAggtattaaaagaaaagaaaaaaatgaaataaacgCAAGGCACGGCTCTTAATTAAGAGAAGGAAAGCATGGCTTTTAAAGGCCACGTGGCAATATGTGATTGGGTAGAGCGGAAGTGGCGAGTTTCGTCGTCTCTTTCATTCATTTGTTTCTCTCCCTCTGTTGCTCTCCTCTCGACCACGAAGTGGCGATTTCTCTCCCTTTCGGTGGCTATCTCCGAGGACATGGCGACGTCTCGGTTGATCTCGTCGACGAAGGAAACAGTGACCTCTCTCTTCGGTGGATCTCTTCGACGAAGGAAAATTACGACCTCTCTCTTCGGTGGATCTCGTCGATGAAGGAAACGTCGACCTCTCTCTTGGTGGCTCGCCTCGACGAAGGAAAACAGCGACCGATCTCTCCTGGTGGCTCTCATAGACGAAGAAAACGGCGACTGTTGATGCTCAGTCGAATCGAAAGGCAAAGTTATGTTCACATGTGATTATGTTTGAATCTTTCTATTATGCATGTCTTTAGATTGTTATCCTTCTTCTTATGCGTGAATCTTAATATATAAATCCTctgatttttttgcttttgtttttgtctttgttGGCTTTAGATGGATGGACGAAGAGGCATGATCCATGTTCGTCAGACAAAACGCATTCGATTGTTCATACATGtaaaacatttttctttaatCTGTTCTATTGAATAAAGCATTGTTTATATTCGTTGGTGCTTTTTGATTTTGTTGCGATTGATGTTGATTTTGATTCTTGCTTGCAATCAATTGAATCGTTGGTAATAAATGTTTTGGTTAGTGTTAGATAATGGTTGTGTTAGGTAATAAATAGACTATGGTTGTGTAATGGTTAGATAGAGAACGAACGTGTAGTGTGTTGAATGTGTTAGAAATCGATGGTGTTGGTCAACTTTTATCCAATATATTTCAATACCACATGGGCCGAAAgcggttttatttgctcaacatcaagaagctgtccgaaaagatgtcgagcgtgcttttggagtcttgcaagctcgctttgccattgttaaaaatccggTACTTTTGGgaataaagtcaaaattgggaagattatgatagcgtgtatcatactccatttgatgtttcagagttccaaTAAAGAGAAGATAACgaaagttcacatgtcgatctcacgtattctacagatccctacaaatatcgtcaatatgatgggtgttcgaactagaattcgtgatagacaaatgcatcaacaactgaaaaATGATTTTGTTGAACATATATACCGTAAATTTGGAGGTGACGAAGATAACAACTAAGCTCAGCtgcttctttcaaattattctcgtttattttattaatctttgttttatgtttttattttaaaatatatgtttaaaatgttatcttttactatgttttatttaataaataaattttatttttaataaaacaatgtttaataatttttttttaagaacccttaaTTAAGAGATTAGTATTGGAGCAAAAAAATGTTGGTGTCTCGTTTAATACTTAAATAGTCATTAAGAAATCTTAATGGAGTTCTagggttaatgatgctctaagtaTATAGATCTGTACAATTTAACACGTATTTGGGAGCATATCTTCACATCCCGTGATCATAGGAAGAAGAAAGTAATCAGTTATATCCCGTGTAAATCGCAATATCTTTAACTTCTCATCTCATATCATCTACTCGTTCCAATTCATGCAGTGAAACACTAGATTCTCTACAGCAATGTTGGGTTTTCCTCATTAGCCCAAGAATAATAACTAATCAAGTTATAACCCAAGAGcccaagaagaagagatatgtagagaaaaatggagaaggatgaagaagtgtgtagaagaagaattgtgtagaagaagagagaaagttatggagttagatattttgaaataaataataatttagagaaattTAGAACTTGTTGGAGTGTGCTCCTCCACTTGTATAAATAGGGGTGCTTGGCACCATTTGTAATCATCccacatcaagaaaacaaagagagaaaacatttgtaagagagagttctcaaaacaaaatctttgtaaaccctttccaaaattataaagagtcttcttcttaaatattttagttgtcTAATTCCATCTTCATATCATCGATATTGGGTAATTTTCCTAACAAGTGGTTACCATGGACACCGTCACTGATAGCCTTCTAAACGAAGAAGTTCGCAGGAAGGAGCGAGGTTCGAGTTCTTATTCAGAAGCTAACATTGTTGATAGACGAGGTAGAGAAGAGACTCGTGGCCGAAACAGAAGCAGAGGACGAGACCAATCTCGAGGAAGATCTAAGTCACGTCCGAGAGTTACTTGCTATTACTGTGGCAAACCGGGTCACATGAAGTCGGAATGTCGGTTTCTCAAGAAAGACAAACAAGCCGGTAATATCAAACCAGACCGGTTCAATCCTACAAAGAAGCATGAAGACAAGACTACCACCATTGTGGAAGACCAGAGCGAAGAATTATATCTCGTTGGAGAATGTAATCTTAGCTCTGATGATAGCTCATGGATcgttgattctggtgcttctTTTCACGTCACCCCTCATGGAAGCTTCTTCACAACCTATCAAAGTGGTGACTTTGGTAATGTTCAAATGGGAAATCAAGGAAGAAGCAAGATCATTGGAAAGGGGGATGTTAATCTTACATCAAACACTGGATGTAAGATAGTTCTCAAGGATGTGAGACATGTTCCCGACATGCGACTCAATCTCATATCAACCGGAAAGGTCGATGATGTCGGCTTGGACAGTCATTTTGGTGGTGACAAATGGAAGTTAACCAAAGGAAGTTTGATCATGGctcgaggaagaaaagaaggctCATTATACGTTACTCAAGCCAAGCTTTGCAAGGAAGAAGTAAATGTCGCAAGTGATGACATCGATATATGGCACCGAAGACTCGGGCATATGAGTGAGAAAGGTTTAAATATACTTTCTCGCAAGAAATTTCTTCCTGATATGAAAGGTATTCCTCTCTCACCATGTCATGATTGCTTAGCCGGAAAACAACATAGGGTCGCTTTCCGAAGATCATCTACGCCTATGAGAAGAAAGCATAttcttgatcttgtgcatactgACGTATGCTCCATGTCCGAGAAATCCAATGGAGGGGCATCATATTTTgtcacctttattgatgaccaTTCAAGGAAGGTATGGGTATACCTTTTGAagtcaaaagatcaagttcttgatgctttcaaggaatttgtagcccaagcagagcgaagtacgggtcaaaaactcaagtgtgttcgatctgacaatggtggagagtacCGAGGTCCCTTTGAAGCGTTTTGCAAAGTTCATGGAATCAGGATGGAGAAGACACCACCAAAGACACCACAACTGAACGGGCTAGCTGAAAGAATGAATCGAACGATCACAGAAAGAGTTTGGTGCATGCTCTCTCACGCTAAACTACCCAAGCCATTTTGGGGAGAAGCCATAAAGACTGCAGTGGACGTCATAAATCTTACACCATCAGTTCCTTTGGAAGGCGATGTCCCGGAGGAAGTTTGGTCGGGTAAGAAAATCTCTTACAACCATTTGAAGGTGTTCGGTTGCAGAGCATTTGTCCATATACCTAAGGATGAACGAGCCAAGCTAGACTCCAAGACTAAAGAGTGCATCTATCTTGGGTCACCAAGAGATGATTTCGGCTATCGGCTTTGGGATCCGGTTATCAGAAAAATTATCCGaagcagagatgttgttttcttcgaagatcaaacaatcgaagacatcaacaaatcaaagaaaccaaagctaagGGTTGTAAAGAATGAAGATTCTTATAAGCCTCAAAATCATGAACAAGTGATTGGAGATGAGGGCGAAGGGGATCCTATCATGGATCCGAATGgtgatgaaggtgaagaagaagttcaagtggagccagaggaagaacatgagccaagaaggtctggaagagagacaagaccaTCAGTAAGATATTATCGAGATGAGTACGTTAATCTTACAGATGAGGGGGAGCCTCAAAGCTATGAGGAGGCCATAGGAAACACTCATAGAGATGAGTAGGTTGAAGCTATGCAAGAAGAAATGCAATCCTTGCATGATAATCACACTTATGAGCTGAagctaccaaaaggaaagagagcttTGAAGAACAAATGGGTGTACAGGTTGAAGTATGAAGAGAAAAGCTCAAatccaagatacaaagctcgattggttgtgaaaggattcaaccaaaagaaaggcatagattttgaagaaatattctctccagtggtgaagatgtcctctatccgagtggttcttggtctagcagcggttctagacttggagattgaacaactcgatgtcaagatggcctttctacatggtgaactcgaggaggagatctatatggagcaacctgaaggattcaaggttccaggaaaagaagacttggtgtgccgattaaagaagagtctttatggtctcaagcaagctccaagacaatggtacaagaagtttgactccttcatggtggatcataacttcaagaaaaccaagaatGATCATTGCGTTTTCATAAAGAGGTACGAAAGCGGCGACTTTCTCATATTATTgctctatgttgatgatatgttaATTGTGGGTCAAGATCGCAACAAGATAGCCGCATTAAAGAAAGATTTGGGAAGGTGTTTTGCGATGAAAGATCTGGGGCAAGCGAGACAGATTCTTGGAATGAAGATCACTCGGGATAGGCCAAAGAAGCTTTTATGGTTGTCCCAAGAACGATATGTTGAAAGGGTGTTGGAGAGATTCAACATGCACAAAGCAAAGCCGGTGAGCACTCCACTTGGTGGACATTTCAAGCTATGTTCGAAGCAAAGTCCAACAagtgagaaggagaaagaggaaaTGAAGACTACCCCATATGCATCAGCAGTGGGCAGTCTCATGTAGGCTATGGTGTGCACCAGACCCGACATTGCCTATGCTGTAGGAGTTGTGAGTCGCTTTCTAGCGAATCCAGGAAAGGAGCATTGGAAAGCAGTTAAGTGGATCCTACGCTATCTACGAGGCACAACGAAGAAGTGTCTATGTTTTGGCAATGAAAAATTGGAGCTGAACGGTTACaccgatgcagattgggctggtgataaagATTCAAGGAAATTAACATCAGGCTTTGTTACTACCTTTGCAGGGGGAGCTGTTTCCTGGCAATCGAAACTACAAAAGTGTGTTGCCTTATCCACCACGGAAGCAGAATACATCGCAGCAACGGAAGCATGCAAGGAGATGCTATGGATGAAGAATTTCATGCTTGAGTTAGgagtaaaacaagaaaagtaCAACATGCTATGTGACAACCAAAGTGCTATTCACCTAGCAAAGAATCCAACATTTCACTCTCGCTCGAAGCACATCGACATTCGGCATCATTGGATTCgagaagttcttgaagagaaGCTTCTACATCTCAACAAAGTACACACCGATGAAAACTGGTCAGACTTTATGACCAAGGTATTACCGATCAAGAAGTTTGAAGATTGCTGCAAAGGCACGGGGATGACAACGGTTTCGGGCTAAATCGGGAAGGgggagatttgttgggttttccCTCATTAGCCCAAGAATAATAACTAATCAAGTTATAACCCAAGAGcccaagaagaagagatatgtaGAGAAAAATGGAGAAGGATGAAAAAGtgtgtagaagaagaattgtgtagaagaagagagaaagttatggagttagatattttgaaataaataataatttagagaaatctAGAACTTGTTGGAGTGTGCTCCTCCACTTGTATAAATAGGGGTGCTTGGCACCATTTGTAATCATCccacatcaagaaaacaaagagagaaaacatttgtaagagagagttctcaaaacaaaatctttgtaaaccctttccaaaattataaagaGTCTTTTTCTTAAATCTTTTAGTTGTCTAATTCCATCTTCATCTCATCGATATTGGGTAATTTTCCTAACAAGCAACAAACAGTAAGattgaaatattttagtttggGTATTTGGTAATCCATTATTCCAAATGggttaaattataaaaatggaGGAATAATGGAATAAATATAGTGGGGAAAAGAGTGAAATGGACACGAGAGGTTGGCAACGAAAGGCTTCTCTTCTCCGTAACCCATAAAGATTCGGCTTTCACCATAATTGGCAGAGATGCTCAACTCTCTATCCATCTATAAATTGCATAGCAACCAAAGCTCTAATCACAAAgcaaaacaacaaaacacacacacacaagaaaaGAACTCAAAAACTTTCAAGTTTTTTTCCAAGATCAAATCATGTCTTCGTGCGGAAACTGCGACTGTGCTGACAAGACCCAGTGCGTGTAAGTTTACTCtcaatatcttttttattattttgataatcttacgttttttttttgaataaatcttatgttttattattatgcTCTTATATAGTGATTAACCtatgttttatatatctttAATTTGCAGGAAGAAGGGAACCAGCTACACCTTCGACATCGTCGAGACTCAGGAGAGGTAATTGTAGATGATGGTTGCGGTTATGGACTTTTGGTGATGGTTATGTTtatgatgaatttaattttgtGTTGCAGCTACAAGGAAGCCATGATCATGGACGTTAATGGTGCAGAAGAGAACGGGTGCCAATGCAAGTGTGGCTCTAGCTGCAGCTGCGTCAACTGCACTTGCTGCCCCAATTAATAAAGCTCCTAAATACACATTTTAAAAGGGGccatttctctttttcttttcctcttAAATGTAATATGAATAAAAGTTGATGTGAGTTCATCTATTGAGCTCATATCTCTTATTACTCTCTAGCATGGTGTGTGATGTAATGGTTTTATGGTCCCTTATCCTCTAATAcatcatattatatatctaCGTATTAGTTTCAGTTGTCTTGCCTCCATGCCCAAAAATCTTTTCGTTTTTAAGGTTTGGTGACTTGATTACTAAAAATCTCCATAAATATTTAAGAGTAGAGATGCCATCTTGTTCCTTTAATCAAACTGGCATGTGAACAAAAAAATTGAGGTTGGCTCGTCTATGAGCTCTTACGACTTCTCTAGTCTCTATGATGTCATGTAATGGATTTTAGCCTTTATCCTCTTAGATTTACGCTAAAACTACAAGGGTTGCAAGATAGTTGAAGGTAGAAATATTTACATGTCAAAGGCAAGCACACAAGCATCAAATTGAGTTATGGACCCATGTTCTTGGTCTAAATGGGCCAGGCCCATTATAAAACTTCCAAGAGCGATCACAACGAAGAAAAGGTCGTCCCATTAATGGCGGGGATGAGTCTGTTGGCTCAGCCGTATGAGAATCGGTATGATGTTATCTTCTCTGGTTCCTCTGCAACTTCCATCTCGGATGCAAACTCATCTCTGGTATATGTTACCAAACGAAGTGAAGAGCGAGTCTTCTCTCACAACAGGAGAAAGATAGTATCTTTGGAATGCAAAGTGATGCGCTTAAGAAGAAGAATGCATTGCTTGCTCGCACCTTGGTTCGAACCACAGTGGCAAGATATCAgacaaacaacaacaacgacACTGTGGTGGATCCAAGATCGTTGAAGTTCAAGAAGAACCTGTACGGAAAGCCTGAAGTAGATGGGGAGGTTGATACTACTACTAATTATCCTAAACTGAAGTTCAACATCTCACACACGGATTCATTGATAGCCTGTGGAGTAACAGTAAACGTTCCGGTTGGTATTGACGTTGAAGACAAGACAAGGAAGATGAGACACGATGTGTTATCACTTGCAAAGAGGTTTTACTCGTCTCGAGAAGTTGAGTTTCTGTCAAGTATAGCAGACATGGAAGCTCGGCGTAAGGAGTTTATAAAGCTATGGACTCTCAAAGAAGCTTATGTGAAAGCATTAGGGAAAGGCTTCTCTGCTTCACCTTTTAATACTTTCTCAATCATCAGGCCTGTGGCTGCTGAAAGCTACAATCTTTGCGGCCAGGCAGAGGGATGGAAGTTTAGGCTTCTGGAGTTAGCTGCTTCGTCTCATTACGCTGCAATCTGCATtgaaggagaagatgatgaagaagaagctatgaCTGTGATTGTCCACAGA
This region of Brassica napus cultivar Da-Ae chromosome C5, Da-Ae, whole genome shotgun sequence genomic DNA includes:
- the LOC106401680 gene encoding metallothionein-like protein 3, yielding MSSCGNCDCADKTQCVKKGTSYTFDIVETQESYKEAMIMDVNGAEENGCQCKCGSSCSCVNCTCCPN
- the LOC106401678 gene encoding L-aminoadipate-semialdehyde dehydrogenase-phosphopantetheinyl transferase-like codes for the protein MQSDALKKKNALLARTLVRTTVARYQTNNNNDTVVDPRSLKFKKNLYGKPEVDGEVDTTTNYPKLKFNISHTDSLIACGVTVNVPVGIDVEDKTRKMRHDVLSLAKRFYSSREVEFLSSIADMEARRKEFIKLWTLKEAYVKALGKGFSASPFNTFSIIRPVAAESYNLCGQAEGWKFRLLELAASSHYAAICIEGEDDEEEAMTVIVHRTIPFVEDELISDWKLL